The sequence ATCTACCCCAACCCACTCAGGAATGAAGAAATCATAGATCGAACCGCCGACCTGTAATAGTTTTGTTCCGCTTACAATTGAACCTTTCGGAAGTTTGGTAATTTCATTTTTTAAGGTGCTTAAATTAACATCCACATTCCATTCAAAATCTTTTGTTTTAATGGGTGTTGTAAATAACGAAAACTCAAACCCCGTGTTTTTTAATTCACCAATGTTGGCCTGAAAACCACTAAAACCAAGCGACGGAGCCAAAGGCATATCAAACAGAAGATCTTTGCTCTGACGTTGGAAATATTCTATATTCCCTTTAATTCTGTTTTTTAAAATCGCAAATTCAAGACCGACGTTTAAGTTTAAATTGGTTTCCCATTTCAAATCGGGAGTGGGTAATTTACTGGCAACCGTTCCGCCTTCACCCAAATTATTGTAAAAAGCATACAAACTTTGATAAGCATAATACGTGCTCAATTTATCATTTCCCTGCCCTCCGTAACTTGCACGAAGCGTCAGTTGATTGAAAAAATTTAAACTTTTAATAAAATCTTCATTCGATGCTTTCCAGGAACCACCAACAGACCAGAACGTTCCCCATCTGTTTTCCGGAGAAAATCTTGATGAACCGTCTGCTCTTACCGATCCCGAAACGAAATATTTGTTCTGATAATCGTATTCTGCTTTTCCTAAGAAACTTAATAATCCCAATTTGTCACTGTTTCCGCTGAAACCACCTAGTAAAGCTGCGGCATCAGGCTCATAATAATACGGCAGCGAAAACTGGCTTCTGCTTCCTGAAATGGTCTGATATTCATAATGATAAAACTCCTGACCACCCAAAATATTGATGTGGTGCTGTCCGAATTTTTTATCGTAGGTTAAAATATTACTTGTCGTGTAAGACAGCGTTCTCGAATTGGTTTTCGTAACCGAACCTCCGATTTCAGCACCTTCACCCAACAATGGGTTGGTGTAATAATGACCGTTATAATTCACTAAATCAACAGAGAAACTTGTTTTAAATTTTAATTCCGGCAAGAAAGTAAATTCTGCAAAACCTTTTCCTGAAAAGTTATCTTCTCTGTTTTCATTTTTATCTAAAGGCAATGTTGCTGCGGCATTTTCATTCTGTAAAGCGCTTGTAGGTCTGTATTTTCCGAAATCGTAGATGTAATTTCCGTTGGCATCCAATTTATAGCTTCCATCAGAATTTCTTTCGTAATAAGGATAAAAAGACGGAATGACTCTCGCTGCATTAATCACGTTATCTGTTCTCGAATCCGATGAAGGCGGTGCTTCCTGAAGGCTATTCGTGTAAGCTAAATTTGCTCCGACATTCAACCATTTTTTGACTTCTGAATTGATTTTCAATCTCGTGCTGTATTTTCTGAAACCTGATTCTATCGCGATTCCTTTGTCATCCAAATACCCTAAGGAAAAATAATAATTGCTTTTTTCATTTCCTCCACTGAAATCCAGATCGACCTGATTTCTTGATGCTACCCGCTGTAAAATATCTTTCCAGTTGTCATTCCATAAAGGAGTTGCGCCCGGCAAAAGTTTTCCGTCTGTTCCGACCGGTTTTGCATAATTGGTTCCGTATGGATTGATTCCCAAAGCGTTTACCAAATTATCCGTTGCCATTTGCGCCGCCTGCTGAGAAGAAATCTGGCCGGATTTATACCCATTTCTCAACGCTTCCCAATACAATTCGTAGTATTGATCTGTGCTTACCTGTTCATAATCCTTCACCGCTCTGCTTGAGAAACCCTGGCTTATATTGAAGTTTACTCTCGCCTCACCTTTTTTACCGGATTTTGTGGTAACGATGATCACACCATTTGCACCTCTGGAACCGTATAATGAGCTTGCCGTGGCATCTTTCAGAACACTGATCGATTCGATATCGTTGGGACTGATCGAGTTGATGTTTCCGTCGAAAGGAATTCCGTCTACTACAAATAATGGATTGCTCGATGCGCTGACAGAACCAATTCCACGAATCCTGATGGATGCTGTAGACCCCGGCTGTCCAGAAGAACTCACCGCCTGAAGTCCCGGAACCTGACCTTCCAATGCTTTTGTAATGTTGGTTACCGGTCTGTTGTTGATTTTCTCACTCGAAATTGTTGCTACCGAACCTGTATAACTTGTTTTTTTAGCTTTTCCGTAGGCAACTACTACGACTTCATCAATTTCTCTTTCCTGAAGTGTATCTTTTTTAGTTTCCTGTCCGTTCACCTGAGCAATTCCTAAGAAAAATGCAGCGACTGGCGGAATCCAATTTTTAGAATTAATTAAATTTTTGTTAACCATAATCAATTTCATTTATCAAATATTAAAAATTAACCCTTTGCAGAAAAGACAGCAAAGGGCATCGATAAATACGATTAACCAAATGCTTATTTTTCCTTTAAAGGCTGAATGTAACACCTTGCTTTCCGCAGGTTGTTAAGATTTCACAGGGTCAGTTCCCTCCATCTTTCTTTATAAGCCGATCGAAATATGGGTGCAAATCTAAAAACAATTAGTCTATAAAACAAGTAGACTTTTAAAATTTTAAATATAATTTTTTAAAAATTAAGTTAATTTTATTTTAAAATCCAATAAAATAAACAGTTACGGATAAATGTTAAATTTTCAAATATGAGAAATATCATTAAAAATAATGTAATGAGGAAATTTTAATTTAGATACAACGAGCGCAAGGTATAATTCAATTTGTGTTTATATTTTTTTGTTCGCAAAGGCACTTTGTTCAGCAAATGATAGCATAAATTTTAACCGGATGAAACACCGTTGCGAACGAAAAAAAATTTGCGATATACATCAAATCTTTGCTTACACGGCGATTAGAAAAATTCTTTCTATTTTCTTAAAAGGAATTCAATATAATAAAGAGTTCTCGATACATTTTTCTACATTTCATTACGAAAAACACTCGAACTGACGTAGGATAATTCAAAAAACTTTTTAATTTTATAGAATGAAAGTTTTAATAGTAAACGGCCCCAATCTGAACTTGTTAGGCACAAGAGAACCAGAAATTTACGGAACAACTTCAATGGAAGATTATTTAGAAAATTTAAGATCTGAATTTCCTTCGCATGAACTGAAATATTATCAATCCAATATTGAAGGGGAAATTATCAACAAGCTTCAAGAAGATGATTTTGATGCTTTGATCATTAATCCGGGAGCTTTTACGCATTATTCTTATGCAATTGCAGATTGTTTAAAGAATATCCAGAAGCAAAAAGTGGAGGTTCACATTAGTAATATTTATAAAAGAGAAGAATTTCGTCAGAAATCTGTGACAGCGGCGAATACGGATGCGGTTTTGTCCGGATTTGGAATGGATGGGTATCGATTGGCGATTTTGAGTTTGAAATCTTAACTTTATTTCCCTCAGATTATGCAGATTTACACAGATGTTTGTGCATATTTTGAACGTAAAAATTTTCAAATCAACTTAAAATTTATTTAAAAACATATGCTTCGAGAACCTCAGCATGACATCGCTAAAAATATGCTGTTAGAAGTAAACAGTTAGTATTAGGAATGCCATGCTGAGCCTGTCGAAGCATTTAAAAGATATTTCATAAAAAATCCTCATCAATTGATGAGGATTTCTATTTTTAGTTTGTTGTCTGCTGTTGCAATTGAGGTCCGCAGGCGATAAGTTTTTTGCCTTCTTCCGTATTACAATACTGATCAAAGTTTTTGATGTATTTTGCAGCAAGATCTTTTGCTTTTTCTTCCCATTCAGAAACATCTGAATACGTATTTCTAGGATCTAAAATTCCTTCAGAAACATTTGGTAATGTTGTAGGAACTTCAAGATTCATGATCGGAATTCTTGTTTTTGGAGCATCTTCAATAGAACCGTCGATGATTGCATCGATAATTGCTCTTGTATCTTTCAAAGAAATTCTCTTTCCTGTACCGTTCCAACCTGTGTTTACCAAATACGCTTTTGCACCGTGTTCTTTCATTTTTCCGATCAATGTTTTAGAGTACATTGTTGGGTGTAATGTTAAGAAAGCTTCACCAAATGCAGGTGAGAACGATGGTTCTGGTTCTGTGATTCCTCTTTCAGTTCCTGCTAATTTCGAAGTATATCCACAAAGGAAATGATATTGAGCCTGGTTTTCATCCAAAATAGAAACCGGAGGTAATACTCCGAACGCATCTGCAGAAAGGTAAACAATCTTCTTCGCGTGTCCCGCTTTTGAAGGCAAAACGATTTTGTTTATATGATAAATCGGATAAGAAACTCTTGTGTTTTCTGTGATAGATCCGTCAGTATAATCAGCAATTCCGTTATTTACCACAACGTTTTCAAGAAGTGCATCTCTTTTGATCGCTCTGAAAATATCTGGTTCTTTTTCTGCAGAAAGGTCGATTACTTTTGCATAGCAACCCCCTTCATAGTTGAATACACCATTGTTGTCCCAACCATGCTCGTCATCACCGATCAAATATCTTTTCGGGTCAGCTGATAAAGTCGTTTTTCCTGTTCCCGAAAGACCGAAGAAAAGAGCAACATCCCCTTCTTCTCCTACGTTTGCAGAACAGTGCATAGAAGCCATCCCTTTCAATGGAAGATAGTAGTTCATCATTGCGAACATTCCTTTTTTCATTTCTCCACCATACCAAGTTCCTCCGATGATCTGTAGTTTTTCTGTAAGGTTGAACATGACGAAGTTTTCAGAATTCAATCCTTGAGCTTCCCAATTCGGGTTTGTTGTTTTAGAACCATTCATTACAACAAAATCCGGCTCTCCGAAGTTTTCCAATTCATAGTGAGAAGGGCGGATGAACATATTCGTAACGAAATGTGCCTGCCACGCCACCTCAACGATGAACCTTACTTTCAGTCTTGTATCTGCGTTTGTTCCGCAGAAAGCATCTACTACATAGATTTTTTTTGCTGTAGCAAGTTGGTTCAGCACTAATTCTTTACAAGACTGGAAAATTTCCGGAGTTGTAGGCAAATTTACTTTACCATCCCAGAAAATTGTGTCTTTTGTAACATCATCCTTTACAATGTATCTATCTTTAGGTGAACGACCTGTGAAAATTCCTGTTTTTACTGATACTGCACCAGATTCCGTAAGCTCAGCTTTTTCAAAGCCCTGATTTTCAGGAGAAACCTCCGCCTGATACAATTCTTCGTATGAAGGATTATAAACGACTTCGTAATTTCCTTTAATCCCTAATTTTTCTAAATCCTGGATGATTTTAGCGTGTTTCATTTTACTTATATTTTCTATTTCTTTTTTGCGGTTCAACAAAATTAATATTAATTAATTGTTAAAGGTGGTTTAAATATAATGATATAAGTCAGAATGGCAAATAAAAAAAGAACTTTGTAAAATATTGATTACAAATTAATTATATCAGACCAATTAAAAATTGTAGTAAAACCTTTTCCCCAAAAATAGTCCCTAAAGCCGTCAAATTTTGAGCTCATGACAAAATCTCCACCCCAAGCTCCTAAACTTTTAACAAAAACAGGGCAATCGGCGAAAAATCTAGCCTTAACTGTGGGAATTTCAAGAAAATTTGATATTTTTTGCTCATGAATTAACATTAGTTCGGAAAAATTTTCCAATTCGTTACATACTAAAATATTTCTTGTAAGATTCGAAAATTCGTCGACCAGTTTTTGAGACTTATTTTTTGACCTGTAAAAATTGATTCCTTCACGGCTGTCCTGCTTCTGATTTAAATGAATAAAAATCAGCTCATTTTTAAAAGAAGGATTAAAATTTACCCTTTCATATCTGATTTCCGGTTTACTTTGAAAAAGGACGGCAGATTTCTCTTTTGCCACGGCAATATCATAGCCGCTGCCTCCCAAACTGATGGAATTTAAATGAAAAGGATCGATTTCAGCCCATTCTGCAAGGTTGTTCATTAATGTAGAACTGCTTCCGAGCCCGTAATCTGCAGGAAACTGAAGGTTGGTCGTAAGATGATAAGTAAAATTATTTTTGAATTTAATCGTAGAAAGTGACTGAACGTTTTTTAGTGTTTTTAAAATAAATTCAGCACTTGAAGGAATATTGGTTTCTAAAATCTGCCAGTTTTTGTAATCGATGACAGCTTTTAGCCATAATTTGTTTTGATGATAAGCTTCCCAGAAGATCAGGGACTTTTCATCGTCTTTTTCTTCAAAAGAAAACTCTTGTCCCAGCTTGGTAGGTACCGCTAAGACAAGAGCTCCGTCCATTGCGAAATATTCTGAAGTAAGCATCAGCTTTCCCGGTGAAAATATCTCGCCCATGATGTTTTTATTAGATTAGATTGCAGAAGCAACGTCTACAGAAGAATCAATTTTCTTGATCAATCCCTGTAACGTCTTTCCAGGTCCAACTTCTACGAAGTTCGTTGCACCGTCTTTAATCATATTCTGAACCGACTGCGTCCATTTTACAGGACCTGTTAACTGCGCAATCAGGTTTTTCTTAATTTCGTCAGGATCAGAAATTGCAGTAGTCGTAATGTTCTGATACACCGGAATTGTTGCTTTTCTGAATTTCGTCTGTTCGATCGCAGCAGCCAATCTCTCTTGTGCAGGCTGCATCAATGGGGAATGGAACGCCCCGTTTACAGGCAATAATAAAGCTCTTTTTGCTCCGGCTTCTTTTAATTTTATGCAAGCTTCCTCAACAGCAGTTGTTTCACCTGAAATTACCAATTGTCCGGGACAGTTGTAATTGGCAGGAACCACAATTCCGCTGATCTGTGCACAGATTTCTTCAACTTTAGCATCTTCTAATCCTAAAATCGCTGCCATAGAACTTGGGTTGGCATCACAAGCCGCCTGCATTGCTTTTGCTCTTTCGGAAACCAGTTTCAGACCGTCATCAAAAGACAAAACGCCGTTGGCCACCAATGCTGAAAATTCTCCTAAAGAATGTCCTGCAACCATCTCGGCTCCAAGACCGTTTACTGCTTTCAACGCAGCTACTGAATGTATAAAAATTGAAGGTTGAGTAACCTCTGTTTTCTTCAGATCTTCATCCGTTCCGTTGAACATAACCGAAAGGATATCGAACCCTAAAATTTCGTTGGCAGATTCCATCAGATCCTTAATGTCTTTTCTAGAATCGTACAATTCTTTTCCCATCCCTACGAACTGAGAACCCTGCCCTGGAAATACAAGTGCTTTCATGTATTAATTTAAAATATTTTGCAAATATAAATATAATGTTAACAATATTCTTTAAACTGACTCAAATCATTTATGGAACCAATCTAATAACTCTATAACCTGTATTTACATAAGCTCCGTTTGCTTTAGATTTTACAAACTCAAATTTAGTTGCCAACTGAGTCTGAACTTTATTCATTTGTTTAAAAATCTCTCCTTTTTTGTTCTCCCTGGTCAGCATGTCATTTACCACATCAAAACCTACGATCGCATATCTTGGAGGAGTTTTACAATATTTACTTTTATAGTCTGCAAGAATTTCTTTCTCGAAACTTCCTTCTGTATTGATCTTTCTGTCCATTAGATAAACCAGATTTGCCTGGCTGAGATCATCTACTTTTTTCTCAAAAACAGGAACATAATGCATACTGAAAGCCTTTACTCCCTGTACTTCTTTTGACAGCGCAATCACTTTATTGGCAAATGCTTCGCCTATTGCATCGTTGTCGCTTGCCAATATTGCAATGACCGGAGCAGACTGACCCGTCATCATATTTTGATCAAGCTTAATATCTGCCGGAGAATCCACGATCACTACGCTTGGATTTTTAATTATCTTTTCAAGGCCTGCTTTGATGTAGCCTGCATTTTCTTTTTTAGAATCTGCTACGATGTAGATTTTCTGATCAGAATAAGCAGCTTTTACTTCCTCTACAATCTTGTCTGCATAGGTGTTATCGCTGGTTTCAACAATAATCAGGTTGCTGTAATTGTACAATTCCGGAGAGTTTGCAAAAGGCGCCACAATCGGAATTTTCTGATTTTT is a genomic window of Chryseobacterium wanjuense containing:
- a CDS encoding SusC/RagA family TonB-linked outer membrane protein; its protein translation is MVNKNLINSKNWIPPVAAFFLGIAQVNGQETKKDTLQEREIDEVVVVAYGKAKKTSYTGSVATISSEKINNRPVTNITKALEGQVPGLQAVSSSGQPGSTASIRIRGIGSVSASSNPLFVVDGIPFDGNINSISPNDIESISVLKDATASSLYGSRGANGVIIVTTKSGKKGEARVNFNISQGFSSRAVKDYEQVSTDQYYELYWEALRNGYKSGQISSQQAAQMATDNLVNALGINPYGTNYAKPVGTDGKLLPGATPLWNDNWKDILQRVASRNQVDLDFSGGNEKSNYYFSLGYLDDKGIAIESGFRKYSTRLKINSEVKKWLNVGANLAYTNSLQEAPPSSDSRTDNVINAARVIPSFYPYYERNSDGSYKLDANGNYIYDFGKYRPTSALQNENAAATLPLDKNENREDNFSGKGFAEFTFLPELKFKTSFSVDLVNYNGHYYTNPLLGEGAEIGGSVTKTNSRTLSYTTSNILTYDKKFGQHHINILGGQEFYHYEYQTISGSRSQFSLPYYYEPDAAALLGGFSGNSDKLGLLSFLGKAEYDYQNKYFVSGSVRADGSSRFSPENRWGTFWSVGGSWKASNEDFIKSLNFFNQLTLRASYGGQGNDKLSTYYAYQSLYAFYNNLGEGGTVASKLPTPDLKWETNLNLNVGLEFAILKNRIKGNIEYFQRQSKDLLFDMPLAPSLGFSGFQANIGELKNTGFEFSLFTTPIKTKDFEWNVDVNLSTLKNEITKLPKGSIVSGTKLLQVGGSIYDFFIPEWVGVDPSNGNPLWKTITTDANGNTVEGTTSEYAKATKTLQGSSLPKVMGGLTTSLAYKNFDFSTLVSFAIGGKILDTDYTMIMHNGSSAGRAWSAEMLNRWTPENTNTDVPKLSTTTNNWTSTSSRFLYSGTYARVKNVSLGYTLPSDYFEKIGLKKFRIYVQAENLLTFYKHKGMDPEQTLDGTTYYRYPAMRTITFGLQATL
- a CDS encoding type II 3-dehydroquinate dehydratase, which codes for MKVLIVNGPNLNLLGTREPEIYGTTSMEDYLENLRSEFPSHELKYYQSNIEGEIINKLQEDDFDALIINPGAFTHYSYAIADCLKNIQKQKVEVHISNIYKREEFRQKSVTAANTDAVLSGFGMDGYRLAILSLKS
- the pckA gene encoding phosphoenolpyruvate carboxykinase (ATP) — translated: MKHAKIIQDLEKLGIKGNYEVVYNPSYEELYQAEVSPENQGFEKAELTESGAVSVKTGIFTGRSPKDRYIVKDDVTKDTIFWDGKVNLPTTPEIFQSCKELVLNQLATAKKIYVVDAFCGTNADTRLKVRFIVEVAWQAHFVTNMFIRPSHYELENFGEPDFVVMNGSKTTNPNWEAQGLNSENFVMFNLTEKLQIIGGTWYGGEMKKGMFAMMNYYLPLKGMASMHCSANVGEEGDVALFFGLSGTGKTTLSADPKRYLIGDDEHGWDNNGVFNYEGGCYAKVIDLSAEKEPDIFRAIKRDALLENVVVNNGIADYTDGSITENTRVSYPIYHINKIVLPSKAGHAKKIVYLSADAFGVLPPVSILDENQAQYHFLCGYTSKLAGTERGITEPEPSFSPAFGEAFLTLHPTMYSKTLIGKMKEHGAKAYLVNTGWNGTGKRISLKDTRAIIDAIIDGSIEDAPKTRIPIMNLEVPTTLPNVSEGILDPRNTYSDVSEWEEKAKDLAAKYIKNFDQYCNTEEGKKLIACGPQLQQQTTN
- a CDS encoding GYDIA family GHMP kinase: MGEIFSPGKLMLTSEYFAMDGALVLAVPTKLGQEFSFEEKDDEKSLIFWEAYHQNKLWLKAVIDYKNWQILETNIPSSAEFILKTLKNVQSLSTIKFKNNFTYHLTTNLQFPADYGLGSSSTLMNNLAEWAEIDPFHLNSISLGGSGYDIAVAKEKSAVLFQSKPEIRYERVNFNPSFKNELIFIHLNQKQDSREGINFYRSKNKSQKLVDEFSNLTRNILVCNELENFSELMLIHEQKISNFLEIPTVKARFFADCPVFVKSLGAWGGDFVMSSKFDGFRDYFWGKGFTTIFNWSDIINL
- the fabD gene encoding ACP S-malonyltransferase codes for the protein MKALVFPGQGSQFVGMGKELYDSRKDIKDLMESANEILGFDILSVMFNGTDEDLKKTEVTQPSIFIHSVAALKAVNGLGAEMVAGHSLGEFSALVANGVLSFDDGLKLVSERAKAMQAACDANPSSMAAILGLEDAKVEEICAQISGIVVPANYNCPGQLVISGETTAVEEACIKLKEAGAKRALLLPVNGAFHSPLMQPAQERLAAAIEQTKFRKATIPVYQNITTTAISDPDEIKKNLIAQLTGPVKWTQSVQNMIKDGATNFVEVGPGKTLQGLIKKIDSSVDVASAI